In Zonotrichia leucophrys gambelii isolate GWCS_2022_RI unplaced genomic scaffold, RI_Zleu_2.0 Scaffold_34_1600103, whole genome shotgun sequence, the genomic stretch GCGGTcggggcgcggcgcgggggTGGCCGTGAGGTgcgggcgggccgggcggggccggtgGCGGCGCTGGGGGGTTACCCGGTATCGCTTCTCGGCCTTTTGGCTAAGATCAAGTGTAGTATCTGTTCTTATCAGTTTAATATCTGATACGTCCTCGATGAGAGGACTTTATATTAAACGGATTTTTGGGCTCGGGAGTTGGACCCGGAGCTTGCTCCCTCCGCTCCGCGCATCGTCCCGGTATTGCAGTGCCTCCGGGAACGGTGCACCCCGCACGGGGACCTTTCACTGGTGAAAAACAGATCGAAAAATTGCTTAGTGTGCGCTGAAATCGTGAGTATGTCGCGGCTCCAGCCATGGTGCAGCCACTCGCTAACCTTTTGTAACTCACTCAATCTGTACTGTACTCACTCGGTATTGCAGCGCCTCCGGGAACAGTGCACCCTCAATGGGAAATATGAATGGTCAAAAATAGGTTAGAAATTACCTGCAACTGTCTGCAATCGTGGTTATACCGCGATATCAGCCATGGGTCAGCCAATCATTAATCTTTTACAACTCACTAATTTTGTCCTGTACTCACTCTCTCGGTATCGCTGGAAAAGACGGCGAATTATGAGTGGTGAAAAATAGACCGAAAATCACCTAAAATTGGGTGAAATCGGGGTTACATCTCGATATCAACTACGGTTCTGCCGACTGCTGTTGCTCTGCAGCTCACTCATTCCGTGCTGTACTCTCCGTGCCGGTATTGCTGCACCTCTGGGAACGGTTCATCCCCAACAGGGACCCACATCGGTCAAAAATCGGCCAGAATCAGTTAAAATCGTGATTATTACATCGCTGTATTAGCCGCGGTTTGccagtccctgtccccctgcagctcaTTCATTGTGTCGCATTCACCTTACCTGGAATGCCAGCGAGCGACTAAAGCATGGCTGAAATCGCGGCCGAATTCCCCTTAAACTCGCATTTGAGTTTTCGATCTTTTTCACCGATCCTAAGTCCCCGTTGGGGTTGCATCGTTCCCGGAGGCGCTGCAATACCGGAAGGATGAGGACAGCACAGAATGAATGAGCTGCCAGATGTTCGCCAGTAGCTACATTATGGCTGAAGTCGCGGTACAACCGCGATTTACAATTAGCTTGCAATAGGTTTGAATCTATTTTTCACCAGTGGAAGGTCCCCGTGCGGGGTGCACCGTTCCCGGAGGCACTGCAATACCGGGACGATGCGCGGAGCGGAGGGAGCAAGCTCCGGGTCCAACTCCCGAGCCCAAAAATCCGTTTAATATAAAGTCCTCTCATCGAGGACGTATCAGATATTAAACTGATAAGAACAGATACTACACTTGATCTTAGCCAAAAGGCCGAGAAGCGATACCGGGACTTCCCCCAACGCCGGAGCCGGTCCAGCCCGGCCCGCCCGAACCTCATGGAGAGCCCCACGCCGCGCTCGCAGCCTTTAAATTCCGTTCCTGGGCTCTTTTCCCAGCTCATCTGCACTTTCTCTATCTTGTCCCGCACGAtcacacccccaaaaaccccgaaattctccccaaaaaatcatCCCAGCATGCCCTTCGCTCGCTCCTCTCTTCTGTTTTGCATAACCCCGCCTCTCACCCCGGCAGGTTTTGCGTCACTCGTTTATTAGCATAATAACACCTCTATATTTGCGTATTCATATCTCAGGACTGATTTGCTCCGCCCCTTTTCTTTACCCAGCGGTTTTCGGGCTGGGGGAACCGGTGTGGGGGAACTGGagaggtttggggggtccctccttccctcccaagggggattttgggggggacaggaggCACCGCCGGGGGTGTTTCCGTCACCACTCGGCTCCCACGCCCCCCCATATTCGGAATCACTCGAGTATTTCCGTCACTGCTCGgctcctcccgccgcccccCTGGGCTCGGCTATTTCCGTCACTGCTCGGCTCCCTCCGCCTCCCCCCTGGGCTCGGCTATTTCCGTCACTGCTCGGCTCCCTCCGTCTCGTCCTCCTGGGCTCGGCTATTTCCGTCACTGCTCGGCTCCCTCCGTCTCGCCCCTGGGCTCGGCTATTTCCGTCACTTCTCGGCTCCTTCCACCGCCCCTCTACGCTCGGCTATTTCCGTCACTGCTCGGCTCCTCCCGCCGTCCCCCTGGGCTCGGCTATTTCCGTGACTGCTCGGCTCCTTCCGCCGCCCCTCTACGCTCGGCTATTTCCGGCAGCACTCGGCTCCCTCCGTCTCGCCCCTACGCTCGGCTATTTCCGGCAGCGCTCGGCCCTTTCCGCCGCTCCCATAGAAAACTCTTCAGCACACTGCATCCTTTCATTAGGAAGCCCCAAATTAACGCTCATTAATCTCTTTTCTCTCATCACCGCCCATTAACCACCCCGCCATCTGCTCAGCGACCCGCACAACCCTCCTGGAGACCACTTTGGCCCCGAAACCCCTTTAAACACCTCAAAATCACCCCCACAACAGCGCAAAACCAACCCTAAaaaagtcaaaacaactcagaaatcccaaaatggCAGGGATTGTGCCCAAATTCCTTTATTGTGCTCAGGAGTTGGCGTTGGGCCCCTTCTTCTTGCCGAAGGTGGGCACGACGTTGACGAAGCGCCGGTTGTACTGCATGCGCCGCTTGGCCCGCCCcgtcttcttcttcttcttctcctgctTGGCCACCTGACGGAAAACCAGGGGGTCAGGAGGGTCCCCAAAATCATGGAAagatccccaaaccccccaaagcCGGGGGGAGCCCCCTCAGAGCTCACCTTGGGGGTCTGGCCCCTCACTTTGCCGGCGCGGGCGAGGGAGCCGTGCACCTTAcctgaaagaaggaaggaaatgttggtgttgggggggttgttttgttaATTAACACTCCGATAATTAGCGGCCCCCCTGTAATTACCGCCCAGCAGGCGCGTGGAGAGGTCCAGGGTGGTGAATTcggggagggggctctgccccagcacggCCTCATCGTCCAGGGGGGTCCCGGCGTGGAGCAGCACTTGGTCCTCGGGGGGGATCCCCGACAGCTCGGCCACCCTCTCCTGGGGGAGGGGCACAAACGGGGGggtcagcaccccaaaatcgggaatggggaggggggacagCCCCAATCTGGGGGGCTCTCACCTTGATCTGGGCGAGGGTCTCGGAGCCGGAGAGCTCGAGGGTGAGGAGGGTCTGGCCGCGGATGAAGAGCTGCATGGTGAGGGCTGTGGGGGGGGCATTGGGGGGTTAGGGGGGGTCCCCAcagcccaaaaatggggggaaccccctggaagggaggagggatCCCCAAGAAAAGAGTAAGGAAGAGTAAGGGGCAGTTTTAGGGTAATTTGAgggctgtttttggggaggTGAGCGGGGTttgagggggctggggctgttttgggtaTGAtcagggcagttttggggtgttgtGGCTATTTtgaggggctgtgggtgtgttttggggtgtttctggcTGTTTTGGGTGGGAtcagggcagttttgggggcgttttcctcccctctcccgCCCACAGGACTTTGTAACCTGGCCTGGGGCCCTGGGGACAAAGGGCTCTGCCTggggggggacattgggggtccTCTGGCAGCACCCTTGGGTGCCCCCGACGACCCCCTCAAGGGCCCCCCATAATCCCCATCACCCCAAACATTCGGAGCCCCCTAAggatcccccccaaaccccctcagaatccccccaaaacccgtccagagcctccccagcggctgctgcagcccctccaggcccccCCTCACCTGAACgccctcagagccccccaaaaacctccccagcccctctcacaGACCCCCCAATagaccccagccccacagaatACCCCGTTAAACCCCTCCAGAGCGGTCCCCCTATCTCAAATCCCCTCAGgattccccccaaaccccaataccCCCACTGAGCCCCTCCACAACGCtcccctcaccccaaaccccctcagagccccccaaaccccccttaGCCCCTCCTGTACCCTCTCCCGGACCCCTCCGTCACCCCCgacccctcaaatccccccaaattcccgttccgagccccccgggcccggccccacCTCAgcggctccctcagggctcgGAGCGCGGCGCGGAGAGAGCGCGGTGACGTCACGCGTGCGCACGTGCGCGCTGCGTGATGACGTTTGAGGGCGGGAAGGAGGAGGAGCCAAGATGGCGGCGATGGCGGCGCTGGGCCGGAGGCTGCGGGCGCTGGGCCGGGGGGTCAGGGGGATGCAGGTAACgggaaggggttttggggtgtgagGGGTTCTTTTGGGGGGCATTTGGGGGACTCAGGAACAaggggggagctgtgaggggggaATTGGAGTGGGGGGTTTGAGGGGTGAAGGGAGGTTTGAGGatccctgaggggatttggggtttagggAGGGAAATTGGGAGGATCCTGAGGGGACTGGGGGgtgtgggagggaggagaaactGGCGGGGAACTGGataggggggattttgggggggtcatGAAAAAGGAGGGGGGAACTTGGGGGTGAATTAATTTGGAATCTGGGGGGGTTctctgagggatttttggggaccTGGGGGGTTctctgagggattttttgggggttctctgagggatttttgggggggttctctgagggattttttgggggggtctctgaggaatttttggggagtctctgagggattttgggggtccccacagAGCCCTCCCCGCTACGAGGAGTCCACGGCCGAGTTCGGGTTCGTGCAGCgcctgctgccccccagccgCATCCCCGACCCCCCCCCGCACCCCAAATACCCCACCCCGTCCGGATGGAGCCCCCCCAAAGGTCCGGCACCCTGTCATTAACACTGGGGGGTTAATTAGTGCCGGGGCAGGGGTGCTTTACACCAAAATCGGGTTAATTAATGAGTTAATACTCTCGGGGGATGCCAAAATACTTCcttgaaagagaaattattaattCCAACCCAAGTGATGAAGAGAATTTACTTAAGGACAGAGTGCGTGCGATTCCCATGGGAGGGCGTTAATTACTCCGGGGGGGCTTTAATTACCCCCCGGGGGGGTGTTAATTACTCCTTGGGGGTGCTGATTACCTTTGGGGGAGCCCAAAATATTTCCCCCAAAGAGATATTCGTAATTCCAAACCGAGTAGTGAAGGGAATTTACGGAGTGCGGGAAGGGTTCGATTCCCCTGGGAGGGCGTTAATTACTGCGGGGGGGCTTTAATTAACCCCGGGGGGTGCTAATTACCCTCTGGGGGTGCCCCTTTGGCAGACCCCCCCCCGGAGCTGCCCTACCTGGTGCGCCGCTCCCGCCTGCACAACCTGCCCGTGTACGAGGGGCAGCGCCAGGGCCGGCGCCTGACGGAGCTGCGCCGCATCCACGGCGACATCTGGGTGAgtggggggcttggggagggggctcgggggctgggggggatccccctgacccccccgtgcccccccagGCGCTGCAGCGGGACCTGAGCGCGTTCCTGGGCTCCCTGGGCGTCCCCGAGGTGGCGGCGCAGGTGAACGAGGTGACGGGGACGCTGCGGCTGCGCGGGCACTGCGCGCCCCAGGTGAGGCAGTggctgctccagaggggctTCTAgggagccccggggctgctggGGGACCCCAGACGCtgccccgggacccccagaGATCGGGGGAGCCAAAGATCCGCAAGGGGGACCCCGAAGTCTGCGAGGGATCGGCTGTGGGAGCACCcggagctgctggaaatggagcctgggcagggaaagctctgctgggagcGCCTCCAGAtccacctgggcaccccaaaatctgctggGAGCGCCTCCAGAtccacctgggcaccccaaaatctgctggGAGCGCCTCCAGAtccacctgggcaccccaaaatctgcttgGGCATCTCAAAATCCATTTGGGGCACTTCCAGATTCACCTGAGCGCCTCCAGAtccacctgggcaccccaaaatctgcttgGGGCACCTCCAGATCCACCTGGAACATCTCTAGATCCAactgagcaccccaaaatttgTTTGGGGCATCCCAAAATCCATTTGGGACACCTCCAGATCCACCTGGAGTTCCCCAAAATTCATTTGGGGCACCTCTAAATCCACCTGGGCACACCGAAATCTGTTTGGGGCACCTTCAGATCTACCTGAGCTCCTCAAAATCTGTTGGGAAAAGCTCCAAATTTACAGGAAAGCTTGGAATCCACCTGGGCACCCCGGAATCCGCGtggagcaccccaaaatctgcctggATCTGCTGTGGACAGCCCAAAATCTGCATTGGGATCCTGAAATCCACAGaaaggaccccaaaatccaccttgAGGTTCCCCAAATCTGCTGGGAGCCCCCCAGAAATGAAAGAAACCCCCTCAAAAATGGaacaaacccaaataaactCGGGTAACGCCTCGCAGCCTCTTGATTTACAGTGCACCTCCAAAATCCACcatggggcaccccaaaatctcctaggagcccccaaaaatcaaacaaaaccaccccaaaaatcaaacgaaatccccccaaaaataatcaaaacaaaaccaccccaaaaataatcaaacaaaaccacccaaaaatcaaacaaaatcacccaaaaatcaaacaaaaccaccccaaaaatcaaatgAAATCCCCCGCGCGGGACCCGGATGTGGCGGCGCCGCCGCAGAGGGGTAACGGCGGAGGGAGAACCATAGAGACGGGCGGGAGAGGCCAGAGCGGCTTCCGCTGCCGCCGCCATGGCCACAGACACAGGAAGGAGAAACCGGAGCGGCCCAGTGGGGAAAACACCAGCATAAACCAGtgtataaaccagtacagggAGCGCCGCACCAACCGCAGAGGCTTTGGAGAGGTGCAAAATCATTATAAACCAATTCAGGCGGGAGTCTCTATGGTTGAGCCACCACAGAGGCTCTGAGGGAGGGGGGAGAACCATAGAGACGTCCCCGAGCGGCCAGAGCGGCTTCCGCTGCCTCCGCCATTACCGTAGAGACAGGAAGGAGAAACCGGAGCGGCCCAGTGGAGAAAacaccagtataaaccagtataaaccagtacggGGAGCGCCGCACTAATACAATAAACCATTCTAAACCAGCACAGGCGGGTGTCTCTATGGCTGAGCCACCACAGAGACTCTGAGGGAGAACCATCGAGACGCGGGCGCCGCCGAGCGCCCCCCGGCGGGCGGGAGCAGCCGAGCTTTACtgcaatttttatttgtatttacacCGGAGCTGGTAAAAAtttgtacattatttacaaattAAATAATTCCGCCACCGCTTCGGGGGGAACAGGAGCGATTCTGGGGGGTCCAGAGCCCCCCCGGGTCAtccctccccctccctgtgGCTTCACCCCAAAACGAGGCGATTTCAAAGGaattcacccaaaaaaacccctcaaacagACCCAAAGAAATGATGATTTTGGCTCaaaatgggttaaaaaaaacaacacaaaaggGTTCAAATCAACTCCCCAAAGCGGCGCCGCTGCGTTATTGCCAAATTCCTCATCAAGCCACTCAAAGCTGGGGCAAAAACCCGaaaaaatgacaggaaaaaaaagcgCCTCAAAGCTGAAAATCCCAATTTGGCTCCTTTTTGCCCCAAAActccccccagagccccagtcTGGGTGCAAAAGGCGCCGTTTGCGTCGGTTCCGGCCGCGGGGTTTCGGAGTTTTGGTTTTTCCCTGAGAATTTGGGGTTCCAGAGGCACTGGGGGCGCGGCCGGGGCTGGGCCAAAAGCGCCCGGAATTGGGCAAAAGTCAGCGAGAAACTGCAACTCccaccagtacaaaccagtacagaccagtctGGGCTGGGGGGTGGGGTTGGGGGTTAATACTGTtaatggggagggggcagaattcccaaaattccaggggaACCCCGAAATTCCATGGAGGggacccaaaaattcccaaattttcctgggaaaatgctgaaattccCACGGGTAGGACCCAAATTCGGGgcaatttcccccaaaattcccatggGAACCACAAGGACCCGGCCCTGGCttggggggagaggggaaattggggggaaatggggaaaaatgggaaaaatagaggggaaaaggaaggaaaatggggaggaaatgggaaaaattgatggaaaatggggggaaattgggggaaaattgagATAAGTTGGGAAAAATGGagaggaatgagaaaaaaagggggaaaatggaggggaaaattgggaaaaattgggggaaattgggaaaatatggggaaatattgaggaaaattgggagaaatgGAGGATAATTGGGAAAAACTGatagaaatcaggaaaaattggggggaaattgggaaaaaatgggggcaAACAGCgggaaaagggaggggagaggggtttggggctggggaagtggggtgggggaggtgggagggggtcctgggggaatCTTGGGTCAGTGTGGGGGGTCCCGGTCagtgggggggggtcccggttcagtttttggggagatttttggggggtcccagtcagtgggggggggtcccggttcagttttggggaggttttggggttttggggggtcccggtcAGTGGGGGGGGAGTCCCGGTTcagttttggggaggttttgggggttttggggggtcccggtcagtgggggggggtcccggttcagttttgggggttttggggggtcccagtcagtggggggggtcccgggttggttttggggggtcccggttcagttttgggggggttttgggtcagttttgggggtcccggtcagtgggggggggtccccagcctctgcaggcgccgccgccgcagctCGGCCGTGTCGGGGCCCTCTGGGGGTTCAGGGCCCTCTGGGGGCTCCTCGGTGCCTTCggcctcctcctcatcctcagcgGGGGCGGCATctgcggggacaccgggggccAACGGCTTGGACCGGTTTGCACCGGCTCAAACCAGTGCAGAGCCAGTTAACACCAGTGCAGAACCAGTTTAACCCATTTcagcccagtccctcccagtccctcccagtcccccccagtccctcccagtccatcccagtcccccccaatccctcccagtcccccccagtccatcccagtcccccccagtccctcccagtccatcccagtccatcccagtccctcccagtttatccagtccatcccagtccctcccagtcccccccagtcccccccagtccatcccagtcccccccagtccctcccagtcccccccagtccatcccagtcccccccagtccctcccagtccatcccagtcccccccagtccctcccagtccctcccagtttaccCCGgtcccccccagtcccccccagtccctcccagtttacccagtccctcccagtccctcccagtccctcccagtttaccccagtcccccccagtccctcccagtttaccccagtccctcccagtttaccccagtccctcccagtcccccccagtccctccagtcccccccagtccctcccagtccctcccagttcactcccagtccatcccagtttatccagttccatcccagtccctcccagtccatcccagttcactcccagtccatcccagtttatccagttccatcccagtcccccccagtccctccctcTCTCACCGCTGCCTCCGGCGGCTCCCGGGGGCTCCTCCGGGGGGCTCTCACGGGGGGGGGGCGGCCGGGGGGCGCCtcggggggtcctggggggggcACGGAGTCAGCgcgagggggggaggggggggtggGGCAGCACCgagccctcccagtgctcccagtgtgtcccagtttatcccagtccatcccagtgctcccagtgtgtTCCAGTTTATCCCGTACCCAATGTGGGCCAGCACGCCCAGGTACTGGCTGATCTGTcattcccagtttatc encodes the following:
- the FAU gene encoding ubiquitin-like FUBI-ribosomal protein eS30 fusion protein; protein product: MQLFIRGQTLLTLELSGSETLAQIKERVAELSGIPPEDQVLLHAGTPLDDEAVLGQSPLPEFTTLDLSTRLLGGKVHGSLARAGKVRGQTPKVAKQEKKKKKTGRAKRRMQYNRRFVNVVPTFGKKKGPNANS
- the MRPL49 gene encoding large ribosomal subunit protein mL49; this translates as MAAMAALGRRLRALGRGVRGMQSPPRYEESTAEFGFVQRLLPPSRIPDPPPHPKYPTPSGWSPPKDPPPELPYLVRRSRLHNLPVYEGQRQGRRLTELRRIHGDIWALQRDLSAFLGSLGVPEVAAQVNEVTGTLRLRGHCAPQVRQWLLQRGF